A single genomic interval of Cucumis sativus cultivar 9930 chromosome 7, Cucumber_9930_V3, whole genome shotgun sequence harbors:
- the LOC101218122 gene encoding DUF724 domain-containing protein 3 isoform X4, with the protein MGEFGSPSTNTHIHHPNNHRLHQFPFTVGSEIEVSIDEEGFKGALFKATILKLPTIFSPSKKKKALVEYKTLVTEDGSTPLKEHVDALSLRPLPPDTAAKDFEECDIVDATDKDGWWTGVVCKVLEDGGYSVFFKNPMHVMDFQGNHLRLHQDWVDGKWIVPQKMDASLLRGQLSIISEDANVPENVEHRSLKNNETNNEKENSYTVNSRNDLMERPSIYDDSSASFALTSSKRRRSFSSKSRVSNPLKKLREGVILGKPAADRSRMIDKTSRGKAFSKSATPNKDRRRRRSYLKFNGDDDSASPIRSGSPKGGKKPEPQQQEATENSDRRKRGRPRKIMQEIEQQQASKNSYKRKRGRPRKLMLVPTTAEDSNKDGSVWKPEKATLKSSVTAKRTKRKKGFRIMPICFVDFQDLNRRNGSEISEYKTNGSGTNSVDDDDRPLLMWLGGIQGSASNNALKLGQASGSSAKRRTKGSEQVDAVNGVRRVDGTPEHEVDKNQDWPFVKNSPVWSAIDSLEVFKHIPQKPHFQPLSTHKEECREGLAIGCMVTFASLVEKITKLQFSNPRHIFESTLASLYELEQHGFNISMLCNRVNELLFIKDSEMRYGEETKVTENKIMEYIENKTKLAEESNAIEEKITELQKRQASIKKEMETTDNEIDALQSHVVTIRECTMNTKLHFENQIALPLWPV; encoded by the exons ATGGGGGAATTTGGATCCCCTTCAACTAACACTCACATTCATCACCCCAACAACCATCGTCTTCATCAGTTCCCCTTCACAGTCGGCTCTGAAATCGAGGTCTCCATCGATGAAGAAGGCTTCAAAGGCGCCTTATTCAAAGCTACCATTTTGAAGCTACCCACTATATTTTCTCCttctaagaagaaaaaagcttTAGTTGAGTACAAAACCCTTGTCACTGAAGACGGATCTACCCCTTTGAAGGAGCATGTTGATGCTCTTAGTTTGAGGCCTTTGCCTCCTGATACTGCTGCTAAGGATTTCGAGGAATGCGACATTGTTGATGCGACTGATAAAGATGGATGGTGGACTGGTGTGGTTTGTAAGGTTTTGGAAGATGGGGGGTACTCTGTTTTCTTTAAGAACCCAATGCATGTCATGGATTTTCAGGGGAACCACTTGAGGCTGCATCAGGATTGGGTTGATGGCAAGTGGATTGTTCCCCAAAAGATG GATGCGTCACTCTTGAGAGGCCAATTGAGTATCATTTCTGAGGATGCTAATGTACCTGAGAATGTCGAGCACAGaagcttaaaaaataatgaaacaaacaatgaaaaagaaaactcttaTACCGTAAACTCAAGGAATGATTTGATGGAAAGGCCAAGTATTTATGATGATAGTTCTGCCTCATTTGCCTTGACCTCAAGcaagagaagaagaagtttCAGTTCTAAGTCGAGAGTTTCAAATCCTTTGAAGAAGTTGAGAGAAGGAGTTATTCTTGGGAAACCAGCAGCAGATAGGTCAAGGATGATAGACAAAACATCAAGAGGAAAAGCATTCAGTAAAAGTGCCACACCAAACAAAGATcgcagaagaagaagaagctacCTAAAGTTTAATGGTGATGATGACAGTGCTTCACCTATTAGATCTGGGAGTCCCAAAGGAGGCAAGAAACCG GAACCTCAGCAGCAAGAAGCTACTGAAAACAGTGATAGACGAAAGCGGGGAAGGCCTCGTAAAATCATGCAG GAAATTGAGCAGCAACAAGCTAGTAAAAACAGttacaaaagaaagagaggacGGCCTCGAAAACTAATGCTAGTTCCAACAACTGCGGAAG ATTCAAATAAAGATGGAAGCGTATGGAAACCTGAGAAAGCAACTTTAAAAAGTAGTGTAACTG CCAAaagaaccaaaagaaaaaaaggcttTAGGATAATGCCAATTTGTTTTGTGGATTTTCAAGATCTGAACAGAAGGAACGGGAGCGAAATCTCAGAATACAAGACAAATGGCTCTGGAACTAACAGTGTCGACGACGATGATCGACCACTGTTAATGTGGCTTGGAGGAATACAAGGTTCAGCAAGCAACAATGCGTTGA AATTAGGACAAGCATCTGGTTCTAGCGCCAAGCGAAGAACGAAAGGGAGTGAACAAGTAGATGCTGTGAATGGGGTGAGAAGAGTTGATGGAACGCCTGAACACGAAGTGGACAAGAATCAAGATTGGCCTTTTGTGAAGAATTCACCCGTTTGGAGTGCAATTGATTCATTAGAAGTCTTCAAGCATATTCCACAAAAGCCTCATTTCCAACCTTTAAGTACACACAAGGAGGAATGTCGTGAAGGATTGGCTATTGGCTGTATGGTAACTTTTGCAAGTTTGGTTGAGAAGATAACCAAACTTCAGTTCAGCAATCCGAGACACATTTTCGAAAGCACATTGGCCAGTCTATACGAATTGGAGCAACATGGATTCAATATTTCAATGCTTTGCAATAGAGTAAATGAGCTACTATTCATCAAAGATTCTGAAATGAGATATGGTGAGGAAACAAAAGTAACTGAGAACAAAATAATGGAgtatattgaaaacaaaactaaactaGCTGAAGAGAGCAACGCTATTGAAGAGAAGATAACAGAGCTGCAGAAGAGACAAGCATCGATCAAAAAGGAAATGGAGACTACAGACAACGAGATTGATGCTCTGCAATCACACGTGGTGACCATCAGAGAATGTACCATGAATACTAAGCTACATTTTGAGAACCAAATTGCCCTCCCCTTGTGGCCAGTTTGA